A window of the Proteus terrae subsp. cibarius genome harbors these coding sequences:
- the metJ gene encoding met regulon transcriptional regulator MetJ has protein sequence MAEWNGEYISPYAEHGKKSEQVKKITVSIPLKVLKILTDERTRRQVNNLKHATNSELLCEAFLHAFTGQPLPNDEDLRKERNDEIPEEAKEIMRQRGVDPDTWEY, from the coding sequence ATGGCTGAATGGAATGGTGAATATATCAGCCCTTACGCTGAGCATGGCAAAAAGAGTGAGCAAGTTAAAAAAATTACAGTTTCAATTCCATTGAAAGTGTTGAAAATTTTGACTGATGAACGCACTCGCCGTCAGGTTAATAACCTAAAACATGCAACCAATAGTGAATTATTGTGTGAAGCATTTTTGCACGCATTTACCGGACAGCCTCTCCCAAATGATGAAGACTTACGTAAAGAACGTAACGATGAAATCCCTGAAGAGGCAAAAGAAATAATGCGCCAGCGCGGGGTTGATCCCGATACTTGGGAGTATTAA
- the rpmE gene encoding 50S ribosomal protein L31, with the protein MQKDIHPKYEEITASCSCGNVMKINSTAGHNLNLDVCDKCHPFYTGKQRDVATGGRVDLFNKRFKIPGSK; encoded by the coding sequence ATGCAAAAAGATATCCATCCTAAATACGAAGAAATTACTGCATCTTGCTCTTGCGGTAACGTTATGAAAATCAACTCCACTGCAGGTCATAACCTGAATCTGGACGTTTGTGACAAATGCCACCCATTCTATACTGGTAAACAACGTGATGTTGCAACTGGTGGTCGTGTTGATCTGTTCAACAAACGCTTCAAAATTCCAGGCAGCAAATAA
- the priA gene encoding primosomal protein N', with protein MTIVQVILPVPLFSSFDYLLPEGIDTPFVGSRVIVPFGNKRRSLGIVKGLSTHSEFPIEKLKPIDEVLDSETLFPGVLWDMLNWASAYYHYPLGEVLFHAMPILLRQGKPAEFTPLWQWYATEEGINLDLNSLKGAKKQQQALAALRRTPLYRHQLDEFEITTATLNNLKKKEFADLRPIQPTPIHWQNRLAVQGERFKLNTEQAIAVGAITAQADQFSPWLLLGITGSGKTEVYLSVLEKILAQGKQALVLVPEIGLTPQTIRRFKARFNAPVDVLHSGLNDTERLAVWLRAKRGDNAIIIGTRSALLTPFQHLGIIIIDEEHDGSYKQQDGWRYHARDLAVFRAKQENIPIVMGTATPSIETSFNVEQKKYQQLTLTQRAGNAKPATEHLIDLKGQPLTTGLSPILIKAIKEHLNAGNQVMLFLNRRGFSPALLCHECGWIAECPRCDHYYTLHQKHGMLRCHQCDSQRRIPAQCPQCGSTNLMPVGLGTEQLEQGIGELFPDTPVTRIDKDTTSRKGALEQQLEDIYQGGSRILIGTQMLAKGHHFPDVTLVALLDVDGALFSSDFRAAERFAQLYIQVSGRAGRAGKQGAVYLQTHQPDHPLLLTLLEKGYEAFTKEALQERQATFLPPYSSHIMIRSEDHNNQRAPQFLRQLKQFFEQHPMRDTNLWVMGPVPAIQAKRGGNYRWQLLLQHPSRGYLQKLMSVTYPQIVALPESKKVKWNIDVDPTDC; from the coding sequence ATGACTATAGTTCAGGTAATTTTACCTGTACCACTGTTCTCCTCTTTTGATTATCTGTTACCAGAAGGGATCGACACGCCTTTTGTTGGTAGTCGAGTGATCGTGCCTTTTGGCAATAAACGTCGCTCTCTTGGTATTGTCAAAGGACTCAGTACACACAGTGAGTTTCCTATCGAAAAGCTAAAGCCTATTGATGAAGTCCTTGATAGCGAAACACTCTTTCCGGGGGTTCTATGGGATATGTTAAATTGGGCATCCGCTTACTATCACTATCCTTTGGGAGAAGTGTTATTTCACGCTATGCCAATTTTATTAAGGCAAGGGAAACCCGCAGAATTCACCCCATTATGGCAATGGTATGCCACAGAAGAAGGGATTAATCTCGACCTCAATAGTTTAAAAGGGGCGAAAAAACAGCAACAAGCCTTAGCAGCCCTTCGCCGTACACCGTTATATCGCCATCAACTTGATGAATTTGAGATCACAACAGCAACACTCAATAACTTAAAAAAGAAAGAGTTTGCCGATCTCCGACCTATTCAACCGACGCCTATACACTGGCAAAACAGACTTGCTGTTCAAGGTGAACGCTTTAAATTAAACACAGAACAAGCTATTGCCGTAGGAGCAATCACTGCCCAGGCCGATCAATTCTCACCTTGGTTATTATTAGGTATTACAGGATCAGGAAAAACGGAAGTTTATTTAAGTGTTTTAGAAAAAATTCTCGCACAAGGTAAGCAAGCCTTAGTTCTAGTGCCAGAGATTGGCTTAACACCTCAAACAATTCGCCGCTTTAAGGCTCGCTTTAATGCCCCAGTAGATGTGTTGCATTCTGGTTTAAATGATACGGAACGCTTAGCTGTTTGGTTACGTGCAAAGCGAGGTGACAATGCCATTATTATCGGTACGCGTTCGGCACTTCTAACCCCTTTTCAGCATCTTGGCATTATCATTATCGATGAAGAACATGATGGCTCTTATAAACAACAAGATGGTTGGCGTTACCATGCACGTGATCTCGCCGTTTTTCGTGCAAAGCAAGAAAATATTCCTATCGTAATGGGAACCGCAACCCCATCAATTGAAACCAGTTTTAATGTTGAGCAAAAGAAATATCAACAACTCACACTAACTCAACGTGCAGGTAATGCAAAACCTGCAACAGAGCATTTAATTGATTTAAAGGGGCAACCTCTGACAACGGGATTGTCTCCAATTCTTATTAAAGCGATAAAAGAGCACCTTAATGCAGGTAACCAAGTGATGCTCTTTTTAAATCGCCGTGGATTTTCTCCTGCATTGTTATGTCATGAATGTGGCTGGATAGCAGAATGTCCTCGCTGTGATCACTATTACACTCTCCATCAAAAACATGGCATGTTACGTTGCCATCAATGTGATAGTCAGCGACGAATTCCAGCACAATGTCCACAATGTGGCTCAACGAATTTAATGCCGGTAGGATTAGGAACAGAACAACTTGAGCAAGGGATTGGTGAATTATTTCCTGATACGCCAGTGACGCGAATTGATAAAGATACAACAAGCCGCAAAGGCGCTTTAGAGCAACAACTGGAAGATATTTATCAAGGTGGTTCACGTATTCTTATCGGTACACAGATGTTAGCCAAAGGGCATCACTTTCCCGATGTCACCTTAGTGGCTTTGCTTGATGTGGATGGCGCTCTGTTCTCCAGTGATTTTCGTGCAGCCGAACGCTTTGCTCAGCTTTATATACAAGTGTCAGGTCGCGCTGGCCGTGCAGGTAAACAAGGCGCGGTATATTTACAAACTCACCAGCCTGATCACCCTCTTTTGCTGACACTATTAGAAAAAGGCTATGAGGCTTTTACTAAAGAAGCTTTACAAGAGCGGCAAGCAACTTTTTTACCTCCTTATTCGAGCCATATCATGATCCGCTCTGAAGATCACAATAATCAACGTGCGCCTCAGTTCTTGCGACAACTCAAACAGTTTTTTGAACAACATCCAATGCGAGACACTAATTTGTGGGTAATGGGGCCCGTTCCTGCAATTCAAGCTAAACGAGGTGGAAATTATCGTTGGCAATTATTGCTCCAGCATCCTTCTCGGGGTTATTTACAAAAATTAATGTCTGTCACTTATCCTCAAATTGTCGCCTTACCTGAGAGTAAAAAAGTGAAATGGAATATTGACGTCGACCCAACAGATTGTTAA